The Clostridiales bacterium FE2011 sequence GGGAGTGTTCCCGTGAATTACATCCCATTGTTGTATACAATGGGTGTAACGGATTGCAAAAAGTACACATCTAGTGTAAACTTTAAACATGTTCGTTGACAATCCAAACAGAGTTGTTTTTCCCCCGGGTACACCTGTACCCGCAATGAACATATCCTTATATCCGTGCAATAGTGCGAAACGCCATTACATACAATCCAAAGGAGAATTACCGATGAAAGTATTAGTGAAATCTTCCCGTGTGAACGAAGTCAAGCCGATGGCTATCTGTCTGCCCAAGTGCCCGATAAAGTCCGTACGCTGCCATTATCCCACGGTTGCCGGCCAGATGCCTCAAAAGGCTCCCGGCCGTAAACTTCCTACAGAAGACTAATTGAATGTGCGTTTCGCACTATTGCTCTTCTGTACCTTTTATTTTTATATACTGACTGGAGATTATTCCTATGCTGAAGGCATCCAACTACAACTATTTCTACCCGGACGGGGAGGAATATATCGCGTACAACAGCTTCCACAGCTCCCTTGTGCAGCTGACGAAGGAAGATTATCAGGAATACCTGGACGCAGTCGGAAAAGACCCCGGGGAAGAACCGTCCCCGGTGGTGACCGAACTGGTCAAAAACGGCTTCCTGGTTCCGGCGGACTGTAACGAGCTGGCCATTATCCGCAACCGGATGTATAAAAGCCGGTATAACACGGGATCGCTGGGCCTGACGATTGCCCCCACCACCTGCTGTAATTTCCGCTGCGTCTACTGTTATGAGGATAAAATCCACCGGGATATCATCATGGATAACAGCATCCAGCAGGCAGTCATAGAATATGTCCGGAAAGCGGCGGATAAAATCGACAGGATGCATGTGGCCTGGTACGGCGGGGAACCCCTGCTGGCTCTGAACATTGTGGAGAAAATGTCAGATGCCTTCATCGACATCTGCGAGAAGCACGGGGTGGAATACACCGCTTCCATTGTGACCAACGGCTACCTGCTGAACCGCAAAACCGCAAAGCTACTGGTGTCGAAGAAGATTAATGACTGCCAGATCACCATAGACGGAGACAGGGAGAATCACGACAAACGCAGGCCTCACTGTTCCGGTAAGGGCACCTACGATACCATCATCAAAAACATCATTGATATTGACGGGATCATTCCCCAGGTGACACTTCGGGTGAACACGGACCGTAATAATCCCGACGCGGTGAACAAAATTATCGATATTGTCAGGGAGCACAACCTGAAGAACTTCATTCCCTATGCTGCTCCTGTCCGTGACTATGACGGCAGCTACTGTGTGGGCGAATGTTTCACCCAGAAGGGCTTCCTGGAATACGAGTACGATAACCTGATGAACATCGATGATCCTTATATGATCATGAATAAATACCCGGTCATCCGGGATAACATCTGCTGCGCCGATACCCTGGGCGGTATGGTCATCAATGCGGACGGCAAGTTGTACAAGTGCTGGTCGGATATCGGCGTGGACAGCCTGAGCTACGGCAATATCAAGGGCGGCGACGTCAATGAAATGAACGAGATCCGCTACCTCATGGACGACCCCACCCGGGATCCCAAGTGCAGTGCCTGTAAGCTCCTTCCCGTCTGCATGGGTGGCTGCCCTCGTATGAGGAAGCTGGAATCCGGAGACAAGTGCATCTACTACGAAGACCTGAACGCAAAGTACATGAAGCACTTTGCCAGGCTTGCCCAGGTATACGATATGAATGCGGAATAAAATAAAGAGAAACAAAACAGCCCTCTGATTCGTTCTATTTACAAACCCGAAAGGGAGGGGGAATGCCTATGACTGACGCCGATACAGTGAACACACTGGCCTGGCTTACCACTGTAGGAAACATTATCCTCTATGCCCTGATCATTTTTGTGATTGTGATGTGGGTAAAGCAAAAGGACAGGAAATCACAGAAAGATAAAACGGACAAGCAATAAACAGGATCCCCGGAAAACTCCGGGGATCCTGTTTTTCTATTCTCATCTTCTCCTGGCAATTATTATACTACCGGTATAATGACAACCGCTCTCCTGTATGATACAATTCAGTCATCAAAGAGAGAAGAAAGGAGCCAAAGCGATGTATCAGCTGTTTAATATGGGCATACAGTCACAAGGTCGCATAAGCAGAACGACCGCTGCTTTGCTGTGCCCATATGGAACGCAATCTGGCATCATCGTGGATAAGATCGGCTCCTTCAGGAATAACTGATCTGTACAAGATGAACTGACACCCGTTCCTTTGGGAGCGGGTGTTTTTCATATGCTGCCGTATCTCAATGAGTAGAGATCCGTTCTTGTAATCACGGAAGATGCTGGTTCGAGTCCAGCCGGCAGCACTCATGCTGCCGTATCTCAATGGGATAGAGAGCTACACTTCTAATGCGGAGGTTGCTGGTTCGAATCCAGCCGGCAGCACTTCATATGCTGTCGTAACTCAGTGGGTAAGAGTGTCGGCCTTATAAGCCGTTTGCCGCTGGTTCGAATCCAGCCGACAGCACAGACAGAGAATAGGGAAGGGAGGAATCCATATGCGGATTCCGGTAGTGGATCTGAACAAAACCGGACAGAACATCTGTATCCTGCGGAAACGCTCCGGCGTTTCCGTCAGGAAACTCCAGGAACTCCTGGGTTTCGCGACCCCGCAGGCCATTTATAAATGGCAGCACGGCATCAGCCTGCCGACCGTGGATAACCTGGTGGCGCTTGCTAGCATTCTGGATGTGTCCGTGGAAGAGATTCTCGCGGTGGACTATCCAAAGGGAGAAGAATAAGGATATGCATGTTATACACAAGTGGAAATACTGTGTAGCGAATGGATCCCTGGAGAACCGAGTACTATCTGCTCATATAGCTGTCCTAACTGATAACGATAGATAAGCAAAACGAACAGATAATAAACATGATGCACGGCAGATGCCGGGCGTTTTTTTGGATAAAGCTATAAATAATGATGAAAGAGGAAATGATTATAATATACTATTTATGGGCGTAATTATTCTGTGTTTTTTTGAACAGGAAATATATGAGATTGAAAGACTTGTTGCTGTTTTTTTCAAGTTTTTATGTAAATATCGAAGGATATTTGCAATTTTTTCATTGATTTAATATGTAACCATATATTATTATATTAGCATATTAATAGGAGAATATATCAGAACAATAGTAAAATAGTGGAAAGGAGAGTATGGGTTTCTTTTTAGAAACATCATGCTGTGAAAAATGAAAATAGAATTTCCGGATTATGTTGATTATAAGGTGTTTTATAGATTTATAGTAGACAAATTGATGGCTTTTGTGTCATCGTATGATGATGAGTTGGTTTTATATCTTGATAGAACTAGTCATATTACACCAGGGGTTTTATGTGATTTGTTAACGTTTTTCAAATATCAAAAAACAAGAAAAGGAGCTACGGTGTTGCTTGTCTTTGGAAATGCAACAAAACTAAGATCCTATCTTGATGATACACAGTTTTTCTTGCATTCTGAACATGGGAATTTGTTTATAACTGATATTGTCTATCATTATTCATCTGATTTGGATATAAGAAGAAGGCATAACACTAATAAAATACATCGAGTCAATGTGCCATTACATAGTATTAGCAACAAAATATATCTTCCCTATAGTGTACAAAATGAGTTCCATAGAAGTGTTTTAGAATTGTACAATTCCTATGAAAAACAAAGAGCAATGAAACAATTAAAGCTTGACGATTATGAAAAGCTTGCTGGAGGGTTTTCAGAAATAATAGAAAATGCATATGGATACGGGTATACTACAACAGAAAGTTGTTTTTATTTTTCATTTCAGAATTATAAGAAAACAGGCATTAGTTTAGCATGTAGTGATTCCGGAGGTGGGTATTACAATTCCGTGCTTTCCAAGCTTTACTACGTTGAAGAAAAAAACGTGATTGAGTCGCCGCAATTACGTAAGATAGAGATAAAACTTCCGCTTATTCCGAAATTATTTACAAAAAATGAATTTTTGAGTTTTAAAAATGATACAAGGCGAAGAAATTTGGCGGCGATTCTAGAGTGTATATTAATACATATTGATGATAGGCTAAATGGCTTCCCATACATCTTAAGTACTTTAGTTTTACATGCAGGGGGCAACCTTCATATACATAGTGAAAACACACTTATAAATATATCAAGAGAGTTTTTAAGTGAGTATTTTGTTGTAAGCAATGGGGTTATTAGTGGATTCAATAAGACAAAATTGAGAGGTATTGTCTTAAATCTAAGAATACAAGATAAATTGATTCAAAATGGTACTCTCCAAGTATATTCGCATTTTTTCCCTGGTGTGCATATTTCTGTTGAGATTGGAGGGCAAGAATCAAATGGTAAATATCTATGAATTTGAAATATATGATTATGTATGTGCAAATCAAGATGGCATATCCAGACTATTACAGCAAGATTATAGCTTATGTGGAGGTAGTATTGATTCACAGATAACAGATTTGGTCTCGATAGAGGAAACTGTCAAGGAATTAATACAACGGGGGTCTTCAAAAAAAATATTGGTATGGGATATGCGTAGAGTGTCAGCTAATGGAATGCGCTCCCTTTGTGCTATTTTTTCCACATTATATGAAAAGACATATAGAGGTGTTCTCTTTCTATCAGATAGGAAAATGAAAAATGTAGATGAGATAGAAAAAGTCGAATGGGAAAAAAGTATTTTTCCGTTAAATGATCGCATAAGTGAGGCGGCATATAAAATTTCCAAATCAATCAAGGAGATTGCTCCTGGAGAATCTGAGAAGCTAGAATCAAATGAGTGTGAGTTTGTTACAGAGATATTGTCTGATACTTGTTTGTATTGTGGCTTTAGTAATACATTAGCTGTATTAAATAAACATATAGGGATTAAGCATAGTGTTTTTTCGACAATTGACGATGATATCAATAAATATATTTATACAATAATCAAGACGAACAAGCCAGAGAAATGGGAGCCAAATGATTCGTCAAATGTATATGTTAATAGATATTTTGATGCAAAAAAAATATTAACAAATGGTTCTATATATAATTTAGTTATTAACAGAATGGCATTGATGATCCAAAGAAGCCTTGCAATGTTCAGTAATACAAATAAGGAAAACATGAGAGAGTTTGATGCCTTTATATGTGCAAGTATAACAGGTGCATGTTTAGCAGCTGGATTGTCAGCAATATATAAAAAACCTGTTGTGTATGTCAAAAATGTAGGTCCAAGAATAATGGCTAACGATGGAAGAACTCTTGCACGTATCAAACAGGGGAATCGCTATGTTTTGATTTTTGACTTTATGTGTTTAGGGAAAGAGTATGAACGAATGAAGATGATCTGTGATCTTTGTTCGGCCAAAGTGGTTTGTTGCGCGGGTATATCGTATTATAAATTTCCACGATTTGCAAAAGCTGATAAAAAAGGGAAAAAACAAGCGGATTATCGATTCGATTATAATAAAAACCTTAGCATCTCATCTCTTTTTCAAGTTAATGCTTATGATAAAAAGTATTATCAATGTGATATCAATCATAATGAAAGGAAATAAGTACTATGCCAACAGTAACAAGGAATGGAGCCGAGTTTAGCAAATTAGCTATTAATGAAAGAATTATGGAGCTAGATAATGCTGAAGGAAAAGCACTTAATGATTTGGATCAGTTTACTGAATTAATAAGACATAGGTTAGATGAAAAACAGTGGTATGCTCCTATAGCGTATACACCACATGATTATTCACATCATGTTATTCGTGTATTACAATATGGATCAAAGATATTGTCGTCATCATTGGATGTATTTGAGATTGATGATTTACTTGTGTTTCAATATGCATGTTTATTGCATGATATTGATATGATTTATAATCCCAAAGCTCGACAAATACATTCTATGGAAGCTTCTCTTGCGATAAATCCATATAGCGATAAACAAATTGAGGATGCGGCTCAAAGATGTATCAGAAGTTTATATGCGGGTATTAATGATTTAGAGGATTGTCAAGAAATCAGTGATGTGATAAAGGAATCATTAACACAAGATATTCATAATTATTTACATATAGTACTTTCATTTCTATTAATGGATCAAAGTGATTATTGGGAGGCTATCGGACAGGTTGTTTTAGGGCATAGCGATATAAAACTGACAAATACACGTATCAATACTCTTGAGAAGGAATTTTATGAATCACACGTTATAGGTGTTCGCTCTCAAGAAGAAATAAAAACACGTGTTCTTGCCGCCGTTCTCAGATTAGCAGATGAACTGGACTGTTCAAAACATAGAAAAGGGGGAATAGATACACGAAATTTCCCACCGGAGGCTAAAGATTACTGGAAAAAACTGGATTTAATAAAACAAGTTAAATTTGAAATGCCCAAGATTGAATTGCAGGTTAATTCTGCATTTATTCATGACGATAAAGACAAAGTAGATTGTTACAAATTACTGCATGAAATACACGAAAAAATACAAAAAGAGTATAAGACTGTAAAAAAGTGTATAAGTGATGCTCGAATAAATATCAATATAGAGGAACCTGAGTTAGTATTTGATGATCCCATTTTAAAGAAAAACTATGATGCTTATTTATCTATTGCTAATCAGGGTTCTGTACAAGATAAAAAAAAAGACATTTTAGCTAAAGATGTCCAAATCAGTATTGATCGAATCAGCGATAAACAGACCATATATGTTCCAGCAGACGATATAAATGTTGGTGATATACAAAAAAAAGAAGTTTATGTAAGTGGCGAATCTTCAAATACTCAAACAAATAAATTGCCAAAGGATCCTAAAAGCTTTTATAATGAATTGACACAGAAAATACAAGAGAGTATCAAGAACAATAATCTTATTTATTCAGTTCATCGTCAAATAGGGAACAGAGGCATGCGTAATCATCTTGATTGTAATGGTCTGCTTGCCGATGAAGAAATATTAGATGAAACAGCTAAGGCATTCGTAAACTATATTTATACACATTCTTTTGATAAAAGCCCAGAAAGTATAAAGCAAGATAAGTATTTTCTTGTTGGTATTGCTAATAGTGGTGTTTTATTGGCTTCACGTGTTGCAATGATAACAGGACTTCCGATGATGTACTTTATTCCGTCACAAAAGGCTGATAGTTTTTCAAAACAGGAGGAGGCATGGGAAGAGTATGCAGCATGTTATGAAAATCGCAAGCCTATTTTGATTATTGGGGTTAATGTGACAGGTAAAGCAGTAAAAGATGCACAAGATTTTTTGAAAAAAATATTGCGAAAGAAAAATGTGTTTATTGAGGCTGTCCTTGGGATAGTGAATCGTGATGTGGATGGAACAAATGATATGGAAGGGGTTTTTGATTCGCTGAGGAGAAGAAAAACAAAAGTGGCATTTTTACATACTGGTTATCCTGTTGATTGGTGTCAATACTCAGAAAATGCTACGCCTTGTCCATATAATGATCAATGTGGGATTGATAGAAAAAACAAGCGGAAAAGGGTGAAGTAATACAAGTAGATAGGAGGATTTTGAATGAAGATTATTAAACCTAGCTTTGTTATTGAAGAAGAGTTGGATGGAAATAAAATCATAAAAAAAATAGAGCAATACGGACGTACTTGTTATAAAAGTGAAGATCGTATAAGCGAAGAGTCAGCCAAAAGATTTATCCAGAATATTCTCAAACGTGGTCATGAATCTGTCATTGAGCACGAGAAAATTACGGTCCGTGTTGTGTGTGACCGTGGTGTCTCACATGAGATTGTCAGACATAGATTGGCTAGCTATTCGCAAGAAAGTACCCGATATTGCAATTACAGTAATGCGAAATTTGGTGCAGAATTAACTTTTATCCTGCCTGTTTTTTGGGAAAATGAAGATAGAAAAAAAGAATTAGAACTATGGAAAAAAGCTATGGAAAACGCAGAGAAATCCTATTTTGCTCTTCTAGAAGCAGGAGCTGAACCACAGGAAGCAAGAAGTGTATTACCTAACAGCTTGAAGACTGAAATTGTAATGACCATGAATCTAAGAGAATGGAGACATTTCTTCAGATTACGGACTAGTGAAGCTGCTCATCCGCAGATGCGGCAGATTGCGCAGGCTATATTATTTGAATTTAGAAAGAAAGTGCCCATAATCTTCGATGATATTTAGGAAAATACTATTTCATGTTCATTTTTATCTATTAGTGTGAAAAGAAGATAAAATACCTGAAATACAATGAAGGGGATAGCAATAGAGAATAGTATTAGACATATAATTGGGTGTATGGAACGGACATATATGGGTTTTGTTCCTCCTGTTTATGTTTGGTTGTGAATTTTGTCGAGTATTATTTTTTTGAAGCTACGATAATCAGGATTGTGAGGATCTAATTTAATGGCTTTTTCAGATTCTTCTAGTGCTTCATCGTAGCGTTTTAAAGTAAATAGAGTAGTACTACGAGCGTCGTGATAACTGGCATTATTTTTATCCAATTTGATGGCCTCATCAAGAGAGTTAAGAGATAATGAGTCCTGATTATTCAGGTGTAAGATTAATCCTTTTAAATGATGTAGATCAGCATCTTTGGGTTGTAATTCGATAGCTTTATTACAA is a genomic window containing:
- a CDS encoding SPASM domain-containing protein, encoding MLKASNYNYFYPDGEEYIAYNSFHSSLVQLTKEDYQEYLDAVGKDPGEEPSPVVTELVKNGFLVPADCNELAIIRNRMYKSRYNTGSLGLTIAPTTCCNFRCVYCYEDKIHRDIIMDNSIQQAVIEYVRKAADKIDRMHVAWYGGEPLLALNIVEKMSDAFIDICEKHGVEYTASIVTNGYLLNRKTAKLLVSKKINDCQITIDGDRENHDKRRPHCSGKGTYDTIIKNIIDIDGIIPQVTLRVNTDRNNPDAVNKIIDIVREHNLKNFIPYAAPVRDYDGSYCVGECFTQKGFLEYEYDNLMNIDDPYMIMNKYPVIRDNICCADTLGGMVINADGKLYKCWSDIGVDSLSYGNIKGGDVNEMNEIRYLMDDPTRDPKCSACKLLPVCMGGCPRMRKLESGDKCIYYEDLNAKYMKHFARLAQVYDMNAE
- a CDS encoding helix-turn-helix transcriptional regulator, which translates into the protein MRIPVVDLNKTGQNICILRKRSGVSVRKLQELLGFATPQAIYKWQHGISLPTVDNLVALASILDVSVEEILAVDYPKGEE
- a CDS encoding HD domain-containing protein; protein product: MPTVTRNGAEFSKLAINERIMELDNAEGKALNDLDQFTELIRHRLDEKQWYAPIAYTPHDYSHHVIRVLQYGSKILSSSLDVFEIDDLLVFQYACLLHDIDMIYNPKARQIHSMEASLAINPYSDKQIEDAAQRCIRSLYAGINDLEDCQEISDVIKESLTQDIHNYLHIVLSFLLMDQSDYWEAIGQVVLGHSDIKLTNTRINTLEKEFYESHVIGVRSQEEIKTRVLAAVLRLADELDCSKHRKGGIDTRNFPPEAKDYWKKLDLIKQVKFEMPKIELQVNSAFIHDDKDKVDCYKLLHEIHEKIQKEYKTVKKCISDARININIEEPELVFDDPILKKNYDAYLSIANQGSVQDKKKDILAKDVQISIDRISDKQTIYVPADDINVGDIQKKEVYVSGESSNTQTNKLPKDPKSFYNELTQKIQESIKNNNLIYSVHRQIGNRGMRNHLDCNGLLADEEILDETAKAFVNYIYTHSFDKSPESIKQDKYFLVGIANSGVLLASRVAMITGLPMMYFIPSQKADSFSKQEEAWEEYAACYENRKPILIIGVNVTGKAVKDAQDFLKKILRKKNVFIEAVLGIVNRDVDGTNDMEGVFDSLRRRKTKVAFLHTGYPVDWCQYSENATPCPYNDQCGIDRKNKRKRVK
- the thyX gene encoding FAD-dependent thymidylate synthase, whose translation is MKIIKPSFVIEEELDGNKIIKKIEQYGRTCYKSEDRISEESAKRFIQNILKRGHESVIEHEKITVRVVCDRGVSHEIVRHRLASYSQESTRYCNYSNAKFGAELTFILPVFWENEDRKKELELWKKAMENAEKSYFALLEAGAEPQEARSVLPNSLKTEIVMTMNLREWRHFFRLRTSEAAHPQMRQIAQAILFEFRKKVPIIFDDI